Within the Sarcophilus harrisii chromosome 2, mSarHar1.11, whole genome shotgun sequence genome, the region GCCAGAGAGCAGGGCCCCCTCCCATCATCCGTCCAGTCACACAAAACGAAGCTCCCCTGCCCCACCCTCCCTTATCTGTGCGCCCACTTGGGGTGTCCCCCCAACACCCACGTCGTGGGCTCTCTGAAATCAGGGAGCTCGTCATGTGGCTGGAAGTAAAATGTAGGGGGAGAATGGTTCAGGGAGCCCCGTAAGTTGTGGGACTGGTCaaagccatttcctttttctgaacctcaattttcttttctacaaaatGGAGCCAtcatagcatctacctcatagggCTTTGGGAGGATGAGGCAAGATGACATAAAATGCTTTGCCGACCTCCCAGGGCTACAAAACTGCTTTGGTTATAACTTTGCTCTGAGGGCCAGGCcgtgcacacagtaggtgctcaagaTGCTCTTCACTATCCCCCTCAGTGCCTGGAGAAAGACTTCCCTTAGGGCACTGAATTAAATGAACAGTTTTTGTGACATGTCGGCTAAAATCACCCCCCACCTGCCCGGCTTCgtgccccccccttcccccttagGAACCAAGCCTGTGACCCCAGGCAGAGGAGGGGCACTCACTTCTGcgtttttgagttcttccatcaCGAAATTCAGGTTGTTCCAGCCAGTAAAAGACCAGAGGCCCTGGTAGAAGGCCATGCTGACGCTGCCCGGCTGCGGGCCGGTGCCGGCGAAGGCGCCCCGGAGGGTGGGGGCCGCCTGCCCCCGGGCCAGCGCCCAGAGCCCCCCGCCCACGATGACCAGCAGCGCCAGGACCTTGGCCGCCGTGCACACGTTCATGAGCGCGGCCGCCAGCCTCACGCTCCGGCAGTTGACCAAGGCCAGGACCAGGATGCAGGCGGCCGCCACGCATCTCACCAGCAGCGCGGGCAGCGAAGCGCAGCCCGGGCGGAAGGGCGCCAGCACGTACTCCGCGAAGGTCAGGGCGACGGCCGCGATCCCAGCGGGCCTGACCAGCAGCGTGGACACATAGCTCACCAGGAAGGCGGGGAGGGGCCCGAAGGTCCTGAGGATATAGACGTAGTCCCCGCCGGACTCCCGGATGAGGGTGCCCAGCTCGGCGTAGCTCAGAGCGCCCAGCGTGGCCAGGAGGCCGCAGGCGGCCCAGACGAGCAGGCTCCCCCCGGGGCTCCCCACGTGGGAGAGCACGAGCTGGGGGTTCATGAAGATCCCGGCGCCGATCATGCAGCCGGCGATCAGCGACACGCTGCTGGCCAGCCCCAGCTCCCGCCGCAGCCGCAGCCCCGAGGGCGCTGCTTCCCCAGCGCGgggcccttcctcctcctccctcatcCTCTGAGAGCTCTTGGGAGCAGGCGCTGTGGGCACCGGCTGAGCCTGAGGCCGGCAGGGTTAATGATTACACCTGGAGCCCGGCCAGCAGGACAAAGGGCCCTCACCAGCAGGGCAAAGGCCCTCACCCAGCAGGACTAAGGACCCTCACTCAGCAGGAGGAAGGACCCTCAGCCAGCAGGAGAAAGGACCCCCACCCAGCAGGACTAAGGCCCCTCACCCAGCAGGACTAAGGCCCCTCACCCAGTAGGAGAAAGGACCCTCACCCAACAAGACTAAGGACCTTCACTCAGCAGGAGAAAGGACCCTCACCCAGCAGGAGAAAAGCCCCTTTCCCAGCAGGACTAAGGCCCCTCACCCAGTAGGAGAAAGGCCCCTCACTCAGCAGGAGGAAGGACCCTCACTCAGCAGGAGAAAGGACCCTCACCCAGCAGGAGAAAAGCCCCTCACCCAGCAGGACTAAGGACCCTCACTCAGCAGGAGGAAGGACCCTCAGCCAGCAGGAGAAAGGACCCCCACCCAGCAGGAGAAAAGCCCCTCACCCAGCAGGACTAAGGCCCCTCACCCAGTAGGAGAAAGGACCCTCACCCAACAAGACTAAGGACCTTCACTCAGCAGGAGGAAGGACCCTCACCCAGCAGGAGAAAAGCCCCTTGCCCAGCAGGACTAAGGCCCCTCACCCAGTAGGAGAAAGGACCCTCACTCAGCAGGAGGTAGGACTCTCACCCAGCAGGAGAAAGGACCCTCACCCAGCAGGACTAAGGACTCTCACCCAGCAGGAGAAAGGGCCTTCCCCTAGCAGCTGAAGAGAGCAGGGCCTGCAGGGAGACAGTCCTTGACTCCACTTGGGATGCACAGCCCAGTGCAAAGGCCGAGGCATTTGGAGTCTGGGAGCTGAGTGCAAATGCCGCTGTGTACCCCGCACTATTCGAAGCACTAGGACCACAAAAAGTTTCCTCCTATTTCAGATGAGGGGGTTGGCCTAGGTGGGGGTTCTCGGGCTGCATCCCAGGCTGGTGAAGAGCCCTCCTCAAAACCGCCGCCTCACAGCTGACTTTCAGCCACAGACCCTTTAAAATCTGCTCATGAACCCCAGGTTAAGGACCTCACACTAGTGCCAGCTAATCCCTATCCTTTTCCTGCTGAGCTAGAACCAGGAACTGGAGCACCTGGGGCAAAGCTAGCACTGGGAGAGAGGAGTAGGGGAAAGGGCATAATCTGAGTACTAGCCATGGGATAATTATGATAACCCTGGAAGCCCAGCTCAGCCCCTCAGGCTGGGGAATCCCCTCTCCTCAGACTCTTGGAGCAATCTGGGGATGAAGGTGAAAACCACAGAGAAGGACTCAGTAGGGACAAGAGTTCTTGGGGCTGGAGGACAAGCCTGGCAGAAGCTGTGGTGAGATGCCCTATGCCCTATCACTGCAAGGTCTCACGGGGGAGGGGTGCAGCCACATCCCAGAATGTGACAGGTGGCCCCACTTCTCCCCCTGAGGCCTAAAGACCCCTGTGAGGGGGACCCCACTTAGAGTGGGAAAAGCcttgagtcagaggacctgagttgagACCCCCGCCTTCTAACACCTCAGGAGGAGTGACCTAGTAATCTTTCCAGCTCAAGTCTCCTGACCCCAGGCAGCCCATTTCCTTTGGAAGGGAAGGtgagaaagtttttctttaacaacaacaacaacaagtttttctttaatttgcctAATCCTAATCCGagcctctggggccaaacagagcCCCCCTAATCCCTCCGGGGCCAGAGGGCACTTTCCCTTGCTGTTACCCTGGTCCCCTCCCCCTTGCTTCTCCAGACTAGGAACTTGTCGATTGGGAAGACTCAGATAAGTGGGCAAATGGAGCCCACGCGTGTCCCTTAAGAGCCTCCGTATATTCAGCCTGGCTGAGGATGACTGGTTCATACGTCAGTTTGTCCCCAAGGGCATGTCACCCACCTCTCAAAGAGGTAACGGGTGGGAAAAGGGCTAGGATGCAAGCAGCTCTGAAGTGACCAAGTGGAAGAGGCAAAGGGGGATGGTGATGCCTTGGGCTGGCATGCCTGGCATGGGGGCTGGCAAGGGCAGAGACCCAGAGATGAGGGAGCACAGGAAGAGAGCGAGATGAGGAGGGAGCTGCTGGCTGGGGACCCGGGCTTCTGGAGGTACCTGCCCCACCCCGGACCTCGCCTCAAGTCCCACCTTGGATTTTTCCCAGGTATGGAATCCGAGGAGCCTCGGAACTCAATGGACAATCAAGGCTGGAGAATTGTTCGATAGATTGTCTAGACTTGAGGGTTAATACCTACTGAACAGAGTACACCTTGCCTCCTTTTTGTCCCCTTTGGAAAGCTGGCAGTTCAACATTTACCCATACACCCTTATTCTTTAtcccttctataaaataaaaacactcaaTGTTGGGAAATTGCTGTGAAGCTCAATTGAGtgtaaagggctttgtaaacctCTAAATGTAAGGAAGAGCACAAATCCTTCTTTGGCACCCGCTGTGTACCTACCGGGTGCTTTACAAGTATCTGATTCTCACAATGGCCCTAGAAGACGATcagacagttgaggaaactaaggctggcTTGCCACTCGGCTGGGCagagtctgaggctgaatttgaacttgtctcCTTGCCTCCAGGCCCCGGGGCTCTATTTACCTCGAACAAAAAGAGATTCTAAGTAGGAAATTCTGAAAGTCTTGTCATGTTCTCTCTCCTAATGGATCCTCCCCCCTTTGAATGGTTCCATGCCATGTTATCGCCCGTTTAACTCAGAGTCCGGATTTGGCAGGCCGCTGGGGGCCATTTGTTCATTTAGGCCAGTGCCTGAAAAGCAGatccttaatttattttgtctaagCGGCCATCCATGAAAGCATGTTGCAGCCCTTAAGGGCAACCTAAACTGGTGTGGTTGCTTGCTGATCACCCAGCCTTTGCTGTAACAGGGCGCTCGGGCTGCCAGAGACCCTCCTTATCAGAGTTGCCCACAGAAGAACCAAAGAGTTCTTTAGTCTCTTCCTTTGATCCAGGTGGGATTTCCCCTTTTTGTGGGGAAGGTTGTGTGGGGGCGGGCAGGACTGAGAGCGCTCATGAAGTGGACAGAGCCGCTGTTCTGGAGGCTGAAGATCAGAATGCAACCATTTCTAACTGGGTGTAGTCCTTGAGATTGAGGGCTCCTTCAGAGCAGGAActgatttgcctttctttgtgtccgggtcatttagcacagttcctggtactGTGTAGGTGCTCAATCAATGCGTGTTGACTTGGCTTTTTgactgtgatcttgggcaagtaagagagagaaatacTATTTGCCAAGGCTATTGTGAGGGAAATGTTTGATGCATTGTAGAAATGTAAACTATTAGCTCCACTTCTGGCTTCTGGGGGTCAGTGAGGAAGTTGGATTGGCCCTAagatttgttatttgttttcagACATGCCCAACTCTCTGccattccatttggggttttctggcttgctttgccatttcttctccagcacattggacagataagaaaact harbors:
- the LOC100920948 gene encoding b(0,+)-type amino acid transporter 1-like → MREEEEGPRAGEAAPSGLRLRRELGLASSVSLIAGCMIGAGIFMNPQLVLSHVGSPGGSLLVWAACGLLATLGALSYAELGTLIRESGGDYVYILRTFGPLPAFLVSYVSTLLVRPAGIAAVALTFAEYVLAPFRPGCASLPALLVRCVAAACILVLALVNCRSVRLAAALMNVCTAAKVLALLVIVGGGLWALARGQAAPTLRGAFAGTGPQPGSVSMAFYQGLWSFTGWNNLNFVMEELKNAEKNLVRAIVISIPLVTGLYILVNLSYMVVLSPSDIGSSGILAVTWGNQILGDWAWLVPVSVALSTFGSANGGFFSGSRMCYAAAREGHMPGILSMAHVRHLTPSPALTFTSAVALIMIIPANFSSIVNFCSFIIWMIHGTTISCLLYLKIKKKDLPRSYKVPIIIPVIVLLAAIYLVLAPIIDQPQMEFLYVFLFVLSGFVVYFTVIYFQFQPRLLQGITVQLQLLLEVAPTMKNVD